The Methanobacterium formicicum genome segment CGGGGCCATAGGGATTTTCAGCATACTCCTTGGAAACACCATGCAGGGAGTGCTGGTGATTATCTTGGGGTGGATCATTGAAACCACCACCGACTTCTACATCCGCCCCCGAATATCAGTTCAATACTCCGAAGTCCATCCCCTGGTTTTCCTTCTGGGATTCATCTACGGAGCAGTGACCATGGGCATACCGGGACTGTTCATCGGACCCATGATATTGGGGATAACCTATGCCGCCTACAAGGTCTACCGGGAAGAAAAGGTCAAAGAAAAACAATCCGGAAGTTAAACCTGGTTAATTCAGTAATAAAGTAAATTACTCACTTAAATCATTAATTCATGCACAGGTGGTTGAAATAGAAAAAAAGGATAAAATCCTATTCATATTCATGGCTGCAGCCATCTTATGTAGCTACCTCCTGTTGGAGGATAAAACCCTGCTGTATCTGTTCCTCCTGATCTTTTTGGGCTACAGCTTTACTTCCCTTTATGTTTCTCACCATTACGGAGCCCAGATCAAGGGTTGGTCCAGTGTAATCGCAGAAAGGGATTACACCTCCTTTTTACTCACCATTCCCCAAGCAGGCATTATGGGGGCACTGGTAATCACCCTTTACCCTGGATTTTACATGCCAATTCCATTAATTGCTGGTTTTATACTGATGATAGTGGGCATGGGGTTCAACCTGGTGGTCCGGAAGGAATTAGGTAAGAACTGGGTACCTTTATCTAAAACAACACCTAATCAGGAGCTGGTCACCGACGGACTTTATTCACGGGTTCGGCACCCATTCTACCTTTCTATTTTAATCCTGTTTACCGGAGTGGCCGTAATTTCCTGGAACTGGTACGGATTGATATTCCTGATGGCCCTGGTGGGGGGATTGATAATCAGGATCAAAAAGGAAGAAAATAACCTGATCATCAAATTTGGTGATGAATACCAGGAGTATATGGAAAAAACAGGAATGTTAATACCCAAAATAACCTAAATTTAGTTATAGGGTTGATAATTAAATATAGAGTACATGCCAAGATTGAGAGTGGGTGAGGGATGGCCATGGAGCAGGATAGGAAAGTTGAAAAATTGAAAGAAATCCTTAAAGACAGAAACTGCACTATAGAAAAGCATTCCAGTGTTATGGAGATAACATTTTCACAGGAGGAGGATGCCCACTGGTTTGAAAATATTTTCGATGATTACCAGAGGGAATCTGCAGTTAGCTGTTTGATGTCCATGCGGGGGGCTAACGCCCGGTACAAATTCGTGTTCAATGTTAAAGACATGGACCAGTTCATTAATTTATTAGAAAAAAGTAAGGATAGTTAAAGGCTGTTCTGAGTTTCGGACCCTATCCCTGGGTTAATTTCATCCCCAGTTCCCGGGCCTGGTCTAATACTTCTTTTTTGTTTTCAACCGCCCCGGGAATACTGTTATCATGGGAGGAAATCATACCTACCATCTTGTACCCCAGAAATTCGAACATATTCTGGGTGTAGTAGAAGTACTCTTGGAATAGGTTCTTATCAGGGTTTCCCTGAGAAAATACCAGTGCCACTGCTTTTTGCCCGTATTTATCCTCAAACCCGGTTTTGAAGTTGGCATATAAACGATCGGTGAATAGCTTGGCCTGGGCACTCATTTGCCACATATAAACCGGGGATCCCAGTACAAAGGCATCTGCTTCCCTTATCTGAGCATAAGCCGTCTGCATATCGTCGTCAGTCCCACATTCTCCTTCGTTTTCCTTGCAGTGCATGCAGGCCTGGCAGGGAGCAATATCCATCTGGTTCAGATTGAAAAGTTCGGTTTCCGCTCCTGCTTCCCGGGCACCATCTAGCACCTCTTCCACCATGATTTTAGTGTTACCATCCTCACGTGGACTTCCCACAAATCCCAGTACTTTCATTTTCTACAACTCCTTTTGCTGGCGTGTTAATGAATTACTATATCTGTAGTTAACCTACATTATTTCTCCATTTATGGAGATAGTGTAATCCTTTATGATTATATTCTTCTGAGCCTTTTCCAGAGCCCTTTTAACGATTACTTCAATACCGGAACAGCAGGGAACCTCCATGTGCACAATGGATATTGATTTTATGTCCTGCTTGGTGAAGATCTCACTTAACTTCTCCACGTATTGGTCAATGGTGTGATCCAGTTTGGGGCAGAAAATGATGAGAATCTTATCCTTTAAAAATCTCTGGTGGAAATTGGCATAGGCAAAGGGCGCACAGTCCGCAGCAATGAGGAGGTCTGCATTTTTCAGGTAAGGGGCATTGGGGTTTAAAAGTTGCAGTTGTACTGGCCAGTTACCCAGTTCGGCACTTAAAATCTGGGGAGATTCACTTCCTCCGGACTGGGGCTCTGGAACCTGCATTGCAGAACCCGGACAGCCACAGGCCAGAGGAGCATCCTCTTCATAATCAGGCACTTCCAGATTTTTTTCCTTTAAAACATTAATGGCTTCTTCCAGGTATTTTGTCTCACCGTGCTCGTGCAGATGCTTCAAATGGGCCTTAATAACATTGGGTCCGGCTTTTGTAATATTTTCCATAACCCGAGATTCATCGTAGGGTTCAGCCTCCCTTCTCTCGATCTCTATAGCTCCTTCCGGGCAGTCACCGATACAGGCCCCCAGCCCATCACAGAATAAGTCACTGATGAGATGGGCCTTACCATCAATTACCTGCAGAGCACCCTCGGGGCACCCAGTAACACAGAGACCACAGCCATTACATTTTTCCTGATTGATCCGGATAACATCTCGCTTCATAATAAACCCTCTTTTCTAATAATTAATAAAATCTAATCCTGCAGTATATTGTTTGTAAATCCCGGTTGAAATAACATTCGAATTCATAAGTTTTTGGTCAATTGGGATATATAGTGGGTGCATTTTGTTGATGCTTTTCGGGTTACTCTCTGTTTACAACCTTTAGGTAATATCATAAAACGGGTAAAGAAAATAATGAACCGGAAAAACAGATATATGTAAGTTCA includes the following:
- a CDS encoding methyltransferase family protein, translating into MVEIEKKDKILFIFMAAAILCSYLLLEDKTLLYLFLLIFLGYSFTSLYVSHHYGAQIKGWSSVIAERDYTSFLLTIPQAGIMGALVITLYPGFYMPIPLIAGFILMIVGMGFNLVVRKELGKNWVPLSKTTPNQELVTDGLYSRVRHPFYLSILILFTGVAVISWNWYGLIFLMALVGGLIIRIKKEENNLIIKFGDEYQEYMEKTGMLIPKIT
- a CDS encoding ATP-binding protein; this encodes MKRDVIRINQEKCNGCGLCVTGCPEGALQVIDGKAHLISDLFCDGLGACIGDCPEGAIEIERREAEPYDESRVMENITKAGPNVIKAHLKHLHEHGETKYLEEAINVLKEKNLEVPDYEEDAPLACGCPGSAMQVPEPQSGGSESPQILSAELGNWPVQLQLLNPNAPYLKNADLLIAADCAPFAYANFHQRFLKDKILIIFCPKLDHTIDQYVEKLSEIFTKQDIKSISIVHMEVPCCSGIEVIVKRALEKAQKNIIIKDYTISINGEIM
- a CDS encoding flavodoxin family protein — encoded protein: MKVLGFVGSPREDGNTKIMVEEVLDGAREAGAETELFNLNQMDIAPCQACMHCKENEGECGTDDDMQTAYAQIREADAFVLGSPVYMWQMSAQAKLFTDRLYANFKTGFEDKYGQKAVALVFSQGNPDKNLFQEYFYYTQNMFEFLGYKMVGMISSHDNSIPGAVENKKEVLDQARELGMKLTQG